One window of Pyxicephalus adspersus chromosome 4, UCB_Pads_2.0, whole genome shotgun sequence genomic DNA carries:
- the POLR2H gene encoding DNA-directed RNA polymerases I, II, and III subunit RPABC3 has product MAGILFEDIFDVKDIDPEGRKFDRVSRLHCESESFKMDLILDVNIQVYPVDLGDKFRLVIANTLYEDGTLDDGEYNPNDDRPSRADQFEYVMYGKVYRIEGDETSTEAATRLSAYVSYGGLLMRLQGDANNLHGFEVDSRIYLMMKKLAF; this is encoded by the exons ATGGCTGGAATTCTTTTTGAAGATATCTTTGATGTAAAGGATATTGACCCTGAAGGAAGGAAATTTGATAGAG TTTCCAGGCTGCATTGTGAAAGTGAGTCTTTTAAGATGGACCTTATTCTTGATGTGAACATTCAGGTGTATCCCGTGGATCTCG gtGATAAATTTCGCTTGGTGATTGCCAACACTCTTTATGAGGATGGAACGTTGGATGATGGAGAATACAACCCCAATGATGACCGGCCTTCCAG agctgACCAGTTTGAATATGTTATGTATGGAAAAGTGTACAGGATAGAAGGAGACGAAACATCCACAGAAGCTGCAACTCGCCT GTCTGCATATGTATCATATGGTGGTCTATTGATGAGACTACAGGGAGACGCGAATAATCTTCATGGTTTTGAGGTTGATTCCCGTATTTACCTTATGATGAAGAAACTTGCTTTCTGA